The genomic region taccaaaaacaaaagggactaactttattttgagcgtaacttgtttaattttgatgctagaaattttttttataaaacaaaaatgaagctttttttaaacactttaaataaattgtaatgagttttccccgaaatgtgcctcgtttttggttatttcacgttaaagtattccatttggaatttgacgaatatgaacctatttttcattagcaataactctgcttctgctaggtgtagagacgtgatatatacaccattttttaaaattttttataggctatatttttgctaagaatggtttttcgacaaaatacttactatttgagttatttgcgaaaaaccgtctaaaagcttggttattttgttgaaaaaattaacatattcactgccaaataactcgaaaagtattgacttagtgaaaaaactctatagaacaaaagttacttaaaattaaccaatttatccatttcctgactttctttggacgaatattttttcacccccaagagggggtgaaaaccacccccagggcaaaagcgcatatcggcacaatatcactttttttctttgacttattagctatgcgtatgccaaatttcatgtcaatccaagcggttctttaaaatttagaggttttgcaatatttcaccgttaatgaatggactaaaGACGCTTTTATAAAAAAGGACTTTATAATACCAAGCTTTTATTATTCATAGGacacaatataaaattataaactattttgttgttCTTTTATGACATTCCTATgtcataaaagaattttgtaatcgattTACTcgtataaatcaaagaaaatgtaCACACAATTTTAaggaaaatattagaaatatagcTATGAGCTAAATTACTGGTAAAAATTAAGTAAACAGGTTCCGAAATGCTAATAAAACAATTTTCGCGATTACAATGTTTCTTGTCACCATATTTGAAAATGtatggaaaataaaatatttcgtaAATTCACGGACTCAACAATGATGAATGGCAGCTATATTTCTTACCTTCTTTTTCTGCTCCTAAACACTACGCTTTCTATAATCACTTTATTTACAGTGAtgaacgcgctaataaccggcaaaataacgcaaaagatggaaaacataatagaaactagtagaggtggaaattatcgatataaacgtataaattaatatTACATTACATGGTTTCCCATATTTAGACGTCTGTggcaggagtattttataaaatcctcgtgtcacagtgacagttgtcatactcctccgatacgtctaaaggccGGGACACACATATCCGCATCGTATGTGACGTGACATGGATGTGGTAGACTACATTAAAATCAACAGGGTACGTTTGCTGTTATTGGTTGGTGGGCGTGtcgtaatttaaaatttagcGGGTAGCATAAATGAGTACAAGCAGAGAATATTCGCATTTTAGGATTAAATTGGCTAATAGAATAGTACGGCTTTattgaaatataattatttttccgTGTGTGATTATGTAGGTAAAAATATATGCCAACTTTAAATCCGATATGCgtttgaatttattttattttgatattctTGTAATGCTTTTTTTTTCTTGAATATCTAGGTAGGAATCTACTTAATTAtgtatgttttcattttttttattagataatattttGTTTAGAGGTTTCTCGTATTACTTTTATTTCTAGAACATTCATCTTCATTATTATTCTCTTTGCCTTTCCCATTGTGAATTTGGCTTCTCTAATTCTAGGTCGGTAAAAAGAGTATAAGCCCGGtttcaacttaaagtgaacattaagtAAAGTTCACATTAATGTGTATTACCATTGATAAAAGTACCAACTTAAAAGTCCACtttaattttattatgaaattatgaaatCGAGCCCAAGTCAATTTAGTCAACTTTTCAGGAGAAGCAAAAAATGATAATTACTTGCCATAATTATTTACTAccaactaattttatttattttatattacgtAATATATTGACTTGTTCTATTGATACCAAGGTAAAGATATAGGTAGTCCTTTATAGTGTTTTTCGGCAAAAATAATATTATGaccatttttgacttatactctttTTACCGAGCACCCGAGAATTATTTTCCTCCAAACTTTTCTTTTCTGTGCCATATGAACGTGAATACCGTTTACACCCACATCCTGCTGATTAACTGTCACCCACCACGTCTTTTCGATTTTCCTGTTTTATTGCTTCCAGGGACTAAGCACCTCTCCTCTATATGTATGAGATGGTCCTCATCTCTAAGTTACACATGACCTAGCCTTACACATTATATTTATACTCATATCTATAACTTTCTTTTCATATCATATCTATAACTAATCTTTTCTTGTTACCTACTCCACTCAGCGAACCGAGCATTCGCGTTTCAGTAATATACTATTTCTGTTCATCCTTATGTTTTACTGCTCAACATTCAGGACCATACATTATCATAGCTGGTCTTACAGCAATCGTACCTATATAATTTACTTTTTATCAAACAGTACTCCATTTACCTTTCCATTTCATCCATTCAGCCTTAATTCTATTACTTGCATTTTATGTACTTCCCCATTGCTCAGTAATATCGATCCTACATACATAAAACTATTATCTTGTGTGAGTTCTTGTCTATCCAAGCTAACTACTCTGCGATTTGGATTACTACCATGTTTAAAAGAATAaattctgtttttgttttttcctcCAATTCGCTCTCAGACTTTCCTACTAACACATTATCTGCATACATTGACAAGCAAGGATCTCCCTTTGAAGTTCAGCTGTTATCTGATCCAGCATGAATGGGAATAAATATGAGTTCAACACAGAACCCTACTTTCACACGAAATTATCTAGTTTCACCTGAATTCGTTCTAATGTTCATTGTTACCCTCTCACAAGTCTTGCACCATTCGTACATATTCAGCCGGCACTCTTTTCCTAATTAGTACTAGTGGTTTTCTGGTAACTTTGCCATATGCCTTTTCAAGGTTAATAAATATTAAATGCAAGTTTCTCATTCACTCCTAACTTTTTCCATTAGCAGTCTTAAAATGAAAATTGCTGTAAACAATGTAAATTGCTGTAAAACCTTGCATAAATCCAAAATGTTACCCACTTTATTTCTAGAACCTTTTCACATTCAAATTTTGTTAGATTTCACCATAGATGTATGATAATAAAAACATATCGTCGGTCTATTTTTCAAAGGTCGTAACTCCAAAAAtgcttattttacaggagaagcaaaacagaaatattttattatattaatttttgtggatggttttatttattttgtaaatagAAAAGCATATTTGTAtagtttccaataaaaaataatacatttgcacattttaatatttaattgcaGGAGTTACGACTTTTTCTGGCTAGAATCTTAAATGTTCTGAGGAGATACGACAATTTCAACAACATTGACTATAGAAAAACGCAAGCACGCATTGGAGTTAGGGCATATGAAAATTTAGACCAGATGGTGATTTCTGTATGTCTTTTGATAATTGCGATTTTAAAGGTTTTATAATTTTTTCGGAGCTATGGCTTCTTATGGACGAGTAGAAATCAGCCGAAAGTAGCTATTAACactaaaatgtaaaaatatgatttttgagGAGTTACAACCATTGAAAAATAGACTGACGACATTTTGAATTGAGTGCTATGAAAACTGGTCTGAATAAAATTAAGCAAATGTTTACTGGAAACTATTGATACCTAAATAAAACACTAAATagctgtttaaatttttttcattttttattaaaaatctggAAGGAGGGGGGCCTTATTGATGCAATGGCATAGGTAAAACCCCTCTAAACCTCGCCTAGGACCCAGTACATCCAGATTTAAAAATACATATAACACTAATACAAAAGGCTACAAATAACAGCATTCATTAAAAGGgctttatttaaaactataataaAATTCGATACagttataaaacaaaaaatacatgttagctacaaaaatttgttaatcaaatttaatgtttatcagttatttttttttcttggaagGAAAGTACTCCTGCTTCTCCATTTTTCGCTTTGTCATAATGTTCTTCGCGTTTTCTTGACAGTTTTCCTTCGCCTTGAGCTTTGTTACTTGCATGGTTCTCCTAATTCGTCACGTAATTTTGTTAAACTTGTGTCATCTAAATCTTCCATTTCATTTTTTAAGGCTTCCATTTCATTTTTTAAGGCTTccatttcattttttatttcattttgtaATTCAAGACTTCCTTTGGTTTTTTCCTGGGTCACATTTGTCTGTTCTAGTTTCTCTCTGATAAATTCATTAATTTCCTCCTCATGGTTTGATTTGATAATTGAACTTTCTCCCAAACACCTTGCAGCATCATCTAAAACAGAGTTAGTACCCACACTCTCCTCATACATTCTTACCAAGTGCACATGCTGACACAAGGTATTCTTTACCTCATATACTGTACAGTCACACTGATAACGGTGCATACAAATTTTACAAACTCTACAAAACAACAGCTTACACTCACTTTCACACACTTGACTTAAAGTTACATTTTGTAATAGACTAGGATCCTTAAGGGATTTTACCTTACATTGACCATATACTGCCACATTCTTAGTAACCTTCATTTTCTTTTTGTTCCGTTCTGCCCCTCTGTGTGATTTCATTATAGTCCTATCCTGATAATTATTCGCATTTGGTCGTTTCATGTCCACAATTCTCTTCCACATTTTTGTCTCCACTAGCTCATCAATCGTATCCAATAACTTCTCGATTCCCACTCTTCCATTCCTCTTTAGGTAGTTTGTCTTCAGTAGGTTGTTCAATGATTCTATTGCCATGTTGGTGTTATTTCCGGAATTTCTTCTGTAACAATGGGCCCACATTTTTATTCTCTTTAGATCCTTTAAGTAATACCTAGAACAAAATATACATACTTAAAGGTGTCTTAAGGTGTAtgatttaatataattatttactcTCTCAGATAATCGAAGAACTCTGTCTCATTTgcattttgtagttttattaaatAGTGTCTGCATAATTCATTAAATGTATCTACATCCGTTTCTGTTATAATCTGTCTTAATTCAGTTTTCATTTCTTTCTTTAAAGTTGGGTCGTGAAATTTCTTCTTCCCTTGAATGTTCCAATTCTTGACGACGTGCCATGTGCACAAAAGCCTATTTGGTTCATTTCCCATTATCTTCACCCATGCATTATAATACTTGTTTTCATCATCACTCATGAAATGTTCTGCTTGAATTTCAGTCTTCATCTTATTCTTGAGAGCAtctaaaagttttaaaaattatcCTTACTTACCAGTCATAAATTGTCACTGCTTTATAGTACATACCTAAAAAAACTTCTTGAACCTGTTGGTCCAATCTGTTGGACAGCAGGAATGCAACCGGAAATCCTGCATTCCTACTTCACCAGCATTATCGTCAAGTCCATCCGTCTCTTGTTGGTTCCATGTGTGCCGTCCATACAAATTATCTTCGGGAATTTTCGTAATTTATCTTCCATTATCTTGTTCATGAATCCTATAGCAAAATCTTCCTTTCTCAGCACATCATGTTCTTCtcctaataaaaataaaccacCAAATTTAGATTACTTAAAATTTATAGCTAAAGATATATATGATACAAGATAAATGGTAAGACtgacattttattgtatattttaaTAGGTAATCATTACTTCTGTTTTTTAAGCTTGGTTACAGCTTACAGTTACCCACTTATGTCATTGCAACCATTGCATTGCATACCGTTgcaaaaattacaataaaaattaccttttaaagtAGATAACTTACAACCCCAAAAAATTGGAGTTACCTGGTTATGAAAACAATACCTGAAAGATGAAAAcattgtttaaaatgtttttgttttaatagtctaaaattattatttttataatagtcCATGTACTAGTTATCTCAATGATCTAGATTCATAAGTCTGATAGAATTAGAATTACTTTTgaggttttttttttaacttggaTATACCTAGTTATAAGATCTAACCTGTTTTAGAATTTAACTATTGTTTTTGTACTGTTAATGGGATTTTcccgtaaaaataaataaataaaaataaactgcaTGGACCAGTGGACTGAAAATCAATCAAGCTAAAATGAAAAACATGTATGCAGGCAAAACAACAGAAAATCACGTCATTGCAAAACTGAACTATAGGAGAGTATAACATTGAAAGTGtgaaaaactttacatacttagTATTCCTTGTCATATGCAATACTAACGTTCCTAGTGCCAGTTGGTCATAGAACAAGACGAAGACCAAAGAATACATAGATATAAGGGAGAAAAAAACAAGACATggcaattttaaaaataaaaaattggatGAGAAAAGTGTgaaacagatcagaatggagaagtATTCTTAACCTTTCCGTGCTAACGTATGGTCTCACAGACAGAGCTAACATATTCATACCGATAATTAACAATCTGTTCTGATATTCAGGCTAGGTCATTCAATAGCTTCATATTTTACCTAACATGTGTTAGTTTAACAAAATTGTTGAACTAGATACATAGTTACTATGAGGAGCAAAAATATTGCAACAAACATGATAAAGGATGATAAGTATGCAAGTcattaaatttcaaaaaattctaaaatttatAGCGCTAGGGCATGTATAAATACACGGTCCCAAAGACAGACGTTAGTACAGATGTAAAAATAATTTACGTTAGCACTATGAGGTTAAACAGGCCaagacttaaaaaggcatgtCTGGCATGTGATAATGATATAAAAAGACAATAACTAAATAAGCCTTTAATAGTTATTTTTTAAGAGGTGAAAGTTGTTGCTTTCACCTCTTTCAAAGTGTGAGATTCATTAGATGAGGGAGACAAAGATAACAATTAAACCAGCTTAAAACAAGCTGGTTTAAGATTATGTAACAAAATGAGCTTTAATGTAAAAAGCCAATTtttaaaatcataacaaatatattatttaacaCATTGACAGATAGAACGTCAATAGACATCTAATTTCCATTGATATAGCTTATTCATTTAATGCAATCTGTCAACGTGTTAATaatgtttattgtgtattataTCAAGGGGTGAATGTTGTTGATTTTACTAATCAACAGGTAATGTTTGTGACATGAGCCATGCAAGGATAACAATTCACACAAGTCGAATTGGAATAGGATTAATTATAATTGTGGTAGGTATCAAAAAAAAAGTTTGGTGTTTACCTTCTTTCTTAaataagaaagcataattcttgTTGTTAGCATTCCATTCCTGAACCTTTAAGGTTGTTGCTACCATATCATTTTGATCTCGTTTCTTGTGTACATTATACTTCTTGGATAAATTTGCGAGATCTTGACTTGTTAATAGGGCAAGTGTATCTAGTTGTGGTTTTTCCAATTTTCTTGAATCTTGTAAAATTCTACTGGGTGGCACCCCAGCCATTAATTTTTCTTCAATCGTTTTTTCTTCTGCTTTTGACAGATGTATGGCTCTTAATTCTTCTTTATGTCCAGCATGTGTTTTCCAATAACTGACCGAAACTTGTCCTTGATTTGTCAGTTTACAAATTAGTCTGGAGGGACACACCCCTTTAATTCTAATTGATCCACCAGATTTCTCTGTCCTAATTTTAGAGTGGGGCTTATATCCTAAAGACAGACAAGTAtatgttttaataataattgcaAGTAACAAAGTATTGGACTTACCATATGTGTCACTTCTGTTACACTCATAGTATAAGATCTTGTGTTCCTTTGCATTAACTGTTCGAGATGTTGCATAACTGGTCTCAATTTTCTGCATATCTTTCCATGTCTCATATTCTTGTTTGCTAGAAAATTCCAAAGTTATTAGTTCAATACTCACCTGGTGATTCTCCTTAATATGTTTTCATAAGTTCTCATGGGTTTGTAAACTAGTTTCTTGCTCACATAACGGACAAACAATATGATCAATTTTCTTAATTGACACATCTATTTTATGTATTCTTTTGATATGACGATTTCgtaattttacatttttaaatattttgctgcAGAGGTGGCAGGCTCCTGAGACAAATTCAGAACTTGTTGAAGTCGATTGAAGGCTCCTTGAAGTAGTAGATTGGTAGATAGAATCCATTATTTCTTGCTAAAACAAATGCTAAAACAAAGTCTTGGTTAATTAATTAATGTGTTCTAACGAACAGATTTTTTCAAAGgattgaaatataaatataaaaatgaaattttgtatgtatgtatgctTGCTGTTGAAATACAACCGCCAAACAGACGGAGAAAAGGAGAAAGTATGTGCTTTATGGACATTAAAACCGCCAAAACACAAAACAAGGCGCCAAATCAAGGATTGATCAACAGAAAAGATCTTAGGCTTAGGACAAAACCATACAAAACAAATACcacaaaaatatataaacataACCTCTCAAAAAATTCTATGTCGGTCAAAATCAGATGATGAGGATGACAGCTGACGGCCAGACCCCGACCAATAAGAGCAAACGTaccttgttgaaattaatgtagTCTGGATGTGGTGACCGAGCATGGCCACGGTACTGACGCGGTGCGGTACTGTGTGTCTCCACAGATAAAATACCTTACTTTTTCTTTCTCACCGTAGCACGTTCCACACTCTGCCGTGTGTCGGCACGGGCTCGGTGTGAATATGTGTGTCCCGGCCCttaaggtgggaaactatgtaatgtaatgttaatttatacgtttatatcgataatttccacctctactagttttatctctttttacttcacaatgctttccatcttttgcgttattttgacACAAGACTGACACAAGAATTTagagtttttaattttaataaaatatttatttttcagaattttttataaaaacaaactaACGCGGCAATTTTAAATATTCAATAGCGGTTACAAACGAATAGAAAATTTTATGATATAGAAaaagcgccatctattgagaAAACCGGGTCGACCCCAAACGCTTAACTGTCATCAACACGCAtaacttcacgcgcaactttgatacgaaaattatgaaaaaaatatgtattgaaatccagatcctgtaattttttgagcattataaagtgagtacaaagacaggtacataatttttttttgtaattccacCTTCATTTCCGTGGACTTCTTGTAGACTCTTTACCGGTAAGGTAGAGTTGTTGATGAGTTGCGCTGCACCGTTGAAAACCATCTATTTAGAGGGGCCGACCCAAAAAAGTGACAACTCTACCTTATCGATAATAGTCTACGAGAAGTGCAGGGTAAATTGAAGatggaattacaaaaaaaaatatgtatgtatgtctttgtactcactttataatgctcaaaaattacgggatctggatttcaatgcaatttttttataattctcgtatcaaagttgcgCAAGTTAGGCGTTTTAATGACAGTAGCGATTTTGGGGGCGACCCCTATTTAGATAACTAGTAGCACCATCTTTTGAGAAAAGAGAGGACTaattttaccatataaaatttaaaatggcttaaaattttaaataaacctCAATGCATCCATGTAAAAGCTGTTGAATATTGCATTGCCATCGAGTTCTGAGTTATTctgaaaatttgacaaaaaataatgacaaagtgATAAAGAGACGGACAAAGAACAGTCGAAGTTTATAAAAACgtgataataaagaaattacagaGATTTTAACTTTGTTACCGATATTTTAGGTCTTGTGGACTTTCAGTATTTATTTGGAATCAGTGGCTATATTGCCGCAATTGTTCATGGTCAGTAAAACAGGAGAAGCAGAAAGTATTACTTCCCACTACTTATTCGCACTGGGATCTTATAGGGCCCTATACATTTTGAACTGGATCTACCGCTATGCAACTGAAACTCATTACGATCTCATCGCTATAGTAGCTGGTGTTGTGCAGACTATATTATATTGTGACTTCTTTTATCTTTACATTACTAAAGGTAAgcttaattttaaaattaatcattcTACTTTATATTGGTTTCTTGTCGAATCATGTACTAATAGATATCCAAAAATCATTTATAAAACTGTTGGGacgggtagttctttcaggacaacagactcagtaaaacacaggttcaaataaaataaatgtattctTGTTATTCATACACAAAGTGACattaaaatgataaaataaaacaatatccCTTCTTCGCTCCACCCCCGAAGAAAGTACCCTTGGCGGACGtctgcaaaagaaaaataaaattgtatttacTACTATCAGAAGAAAATGCGATGAATGTAATACAAGAAGCAATTACGTACAGACTTGCACCTCATTACACTTCAATCCAGTGTAACCATACATGCTCTCAcaataaaaatatcaataattATACAGATACCCATAAAACAACTCTGGATTACAGATGGCAGCAACCGTTCACTACACGTTTACATGGATTTCGTTTAATTGCGAGCGAAGCATCTCTTCACTACACAGTTCCTTCGTCCAGATTGGCTTACCAGTTCAGTACACTAGTTAGCCAGGGAGCCTAGAGCGTAACGCCACAAGACCGACTGTTCTTCCTCGGCTCTCTTCTTAAATACCATTTCGGAGGCCCCTCACCTGGTATCCATCGGTAGTGGAGTGAGTCTAGTGGGAGTGGAATTGATGCGAGCTCGGTACCTTGCCGGTGATCCGCTGAGAAGACCATCGTTACActgtttatattaaataaatgtaTATTTCACATTCACCACATGCATTGTTTGTCTAGTGTATAATGgagttattaaatatcgtttcgcAGTTATTGCAGTCTCCTATCTTCGCAAAAAAGTGATCATTTTCAGTTTTACTAAAACTGAATGTTCCTCTAATTTTTCGTGGctccctataattttttcttactttttttattttttcccgaCTCTCTTATTTTTTCTGACTCTATTTTTTACTCCCTCTAGTTTTCACTGGctctttttaatttttccagaACTCTAATTTTTCCTGACTCCATTAAATTTTCGacttttctaatttttttctgactCTGTAATGTTTCCCGACTTCCTAGTATTTTATCTCATCTCCCTCAAAATTTTGCAGACTACCAACCTCCTGTTTTATCGTGTCTTCTTCTAATTTTCCTGGCTCCCTCTACATTTCCTTGCTTCTTCTAATTTTCTCTGACTCTCTAGTTTTTCCCGGCTCTCTAATTTTTTCTGGCTCTCtctaatttttctctttttcGAATTTTTCCTGACTCCCCTTAATTTTTTCTGaatctctctctctttctctctttgTCTCTGTCTCTCTAATTTTTTCTGACTATCTCCAATTTTTTGTGCCTCCTTCTAATTTTTTCAGACTCTCTAAATTTTCCTTACTCCCTCTAATTTTCTTGGCTACCCTTAAATTTTTCCTTACGCCCTCTAATTTTCCCTGACTCTCTCTAATTTTTTCTGACTCTCTAATTTTTTCTACCTCTCATTTTTACTGACTTACTCTAAGTTTTTCTAACTCCCTCTAATTTTTCCTGATCTCTTACAATTTTTATTGACAATATAATTTTTCCTGGCCCCTCTAATTTTTCCTGACCTCTCTAATTCTTTCTAAATCCACAAAGTTTACCTGATTCCCTCTAATTTTCCTGACTCCTTTTCTGACTCTATGTAATGTTTCCAGAGTCCCTCCTATTTAGTCGTATCTCCTAATTTTTTCTAACTCTCCTATTTTATGGTGCCTCCCTCCTATTATTTTATCTTGTCGCTGGAGAAAACCCATTCGCACATATTCACGGGAGTAAATCTATTCATACACATTCACGGGAGTAAACCTATTCGCACACATTCACGGGATTAAACCCAAAGccattccggcttcaacatcatccacggctttttgaaagatttcctcagagtataaTAATATGTTGAACAGCAGTGGTgatagtatacagggtgattgattagtagggtaaagctcaatagctccgctatagtaatagaaagcaataaaagttaataacaaaaattttagccacctttgagcttcacattacaaaattagttagaatgttacagggtgttcgataacacagtggcagacctaacttatgtttttttaaatggaacaccctatattttattttatattcgaaattctgttaacttctccatcaaaaaaatataaaggtttgtaatgttatacatggtatttacaaagttataaccaattttgtatgaaaatcgtaacaagttcaactccctgtataaataaaaataaacacaacagcaatggtttattaatgctatatttttttatttattgtcaaaatttttaagaattattgatattgctaattttctttatatcaaatacagggtgagtcaaaacgcaagtacattattttctcagtaatgttaaatggaacaccctgtattttatatcattattgaaaaataacattaacgtactttaatttttatataacattccctatgcccaaatttattagttttcgagatattttcatttttcagagcaaattactttaggtgtttaaatttatctaaattttaagtaagccatgactgaattgacaattgaagattaccgattatcaatacggtaatcaatgtaacactgtagcaaataaagaaataaaaataatttattagtaatacattttacaaacaaaaacacaaccactacatgcaacatttttgaaacaattaaaaactatctttttatgtaaatgcaacaaataaacaaagaaaattcgtaataaattttacaaaaaaacacacaaacacaaaattcattattttgtgaagacaattaaacagtatttttgtatgtaaatgtaacaatgtaacaaataaagaacgaaacataatatatcagtaatacattttgaaaaaaacatatttgaaaaaattagaagctacttttaataaaatatttttaatatttaattacataaggtgttcaaaattatctcctaacacatttatgtacgcctaaaaacgatcattgaatgagctacttactttacggagcatttgtaaattaacacatcgaaatacactttgtattctatttttcatctcatcccttgttatcggaggtattttataaacttcattattaacgtaaccccaaaaaaatcagtccagtttattaaattctggtgatttgggggccacgctactggtccattgaaaaatgaaaatatctcgaaaactaataaatttagacatagggaatgttatctaaaaattaaagtacggtaatggtacttttcaatagtgatataaaatatagggtgttccatttaaaattactgagaaaataatgtacttgcgttttgactcaccctgtatttgatataaagaaaattggcaatatcgaccattcttgaaaattttgacaatacgttaaaaaatatggcattaataaaccattgttgttttgcttatttttatttatacagggagttgaacttgttacgattctcatataaaattggttataactttctaaataccctgtataacataacaaaccgttatatttttgtgatagagaagttaacaggatttcgaatttaaaataaaatatagggtgttccatttaaaaaaaaaaaaaaatttggtctgccactgtggtatcgaacaccctgtaacattctaactaattttgtaatgtgaagctcaaaggtggctaaaatttttgtcattaacttttattgctatctattactatagccgagctattgagctttaccc from Diabrotica virgifera virgifera chromosome 3, PGI_DIABVI_V3a harbors:
- the LOC126881928 gene encoding uncharacterized protein LOC126881928, which gives rise to MQKIETSYATSRTVNAKEHKILYYECNRSDTYGYKPHSKIRTEKSGGSIRIKGVCPSRLICKLTNQGQVSVSYWKTHAGHKEELRAIHLSKAEEKTIEEKLMAGVPPSRILQDSRKLEKPQLDTLALLTSQDLANLSKKYNVHKKRDQNDMVATTLKVQEWNANNKNYAFLFKKEDDAARCLGESSIIKSNHEEEINEFIREKLEQTNVTQEKTKGSLELQNEIKNEMEALKNEMEALKNEMEDLDDTSLTKLRDELGEPCK